From the genome of Gracilimonas sp., one region includes:
- a CDS encoding glycosyl hydrolase, producing the protein MNSFSKIGINSGRAICYSGYRKGQRPGVSFPGYEEVKEDLLLLEGHWKYLRLYNCDEHAQTVLDVIQKEGMEFKVMLGAYIEAEMNNFNCPWGGGVYSEKQLDKNAWMNKEKIIRLTEYANQYKDIIFSLSVGNEACVDWTDHYVHEDKVLEYVKIVKANADQPVTFCENYVPWLLKLEDLAEAVDFISIHTYPVWEYKHIDEAIDYTKQNYYSVREKYPETPVVIAEAGWATKSNGNGIDPLNVSEDHQRKYFEHLMNWTAEENILAFFFEAFDEDWKGSNEPLEPEKHWGLFNLDRTPKQAVQHIIHTGIDV; encoded by the coding sequence ATGAATAGCTTTAGTAAAATAGGAATCAATTCTGGCAGAGCTATCTGCTACTCTGGTTATAGAAAAGGTCAGCGGCCGGGTGTGTCATTTCCAGGTTATGAGGAAGTGAAAGAGGACTTACTTCTTCTTGAAGGGCATTGGAAGTATCTGAGACTCTACAACTGTGATGAACATGCACAAACAGTTTTGGATGTAATTCAGAAAGAAGGGATGGAGTTTAAAGTGATGCTGGGGGCTTATATCGAAGCCGAGATGAACAACTTCAATTGTCCGTGGGGAGGTGGAGTGTATTCTGAAAAGCAGCTGGATAAAAATGCCTGGATGAATAAGGAGAAGATCATTCGCCTCACCGAATATGCAAATCAGTATAAAGACATCATCTTTTCATTGTCTGTAGGTAATGAAGCTTGTGTTGATTGGACGGATCACTATGTACATGAAGACAAAGTGCTGGAATATGTAAAAATAGTGAAAGCTAACGCAGACCAGCCTGTCACATTTTGTGAAAATTACGTGCCCTGGTTACTAAAGCTGGAAGACCTGGCCGAAGCTGTTGATTTCATATCCATACACACTTACCCGGTTTGGGAGTATAAGCACATCGATGAGGCTATTGATTACACAAAACAGAATTACTACTCCGTCCGGGAAAAATATCCTGAGACACCGGTTGTCATAGCTGAAGCAGGTTGGGCTACCAAGTCTAATGGCAATGGAATTGATCCCTTAAATGTGAGTGAAGATCACCAAAGAAAGTATTTCGAACACTTAATGAATTGGACGGCAGAGGAGAATATCCTGGCGTTCTTTTTTGAGGCTTTTGATGAAGATTGGAAAGGTTCGAACGAACCCTTAGAACCAGAGAAACACTGGGGGCTTTTCAATCTGGATAGAACGCCTAAACAGGCAGTTCAGCACATCATTCACACTGGAATTGATGTCTAA
- a CDS encoding T9SS type A sorting domain-containing protein, which translates to MLTFVLMAMSNLAIAQTAPAAPDGFVANGSGAGSGQVFLAVGPNNVEADTIEYRLFYSETASAPADPTTATEYTFGSTAGDGGGNAAFGFLLSGLNPGVEYTFWLYQYDTANEVYSDPVSATQAAGGGGATGTPNAPAGFVANDSGAGSGQVFLAVGPNDVASENVEYRLFYSATASAPADPTTATEYTFGSTDGDGGGNAAFGFLLSGLDPGVEYTFWLYQYNSAEELFSEPTSATQVAGGGTTQEGELLTNGDFESGRAPWTDTAGEIRTEGGNSYFFADVQSAGQPFDVNLSQVVEIIQGGTYTLSFDASTATGQTRTMIAGIGLNEGPFTSATETVELTGETQTFTYVLSSAGFGSANSRVLFDMGAATGIVVIDNVSLMPGGEIPPVEVAAPETAAPAPPARSPEDVISLFSDSYTNVDVTTWSTEWSEGTTNTDIEIADGDTIKRFDLVNFSGIQLANSIDLTEFTHMHFDYWVADDLNAGEVFSPKLSNHGNLPETAGETSAIEFTNPVTTSKQWVSFDVALDEFSIAGGASAARDKIYQIIMGAAGTLDNVYIDNFYFYKTSPATIESFSLVAPADGASLSLTGEASTEVEISWSEAESNQDVSYTWHADAPEGDFSDPLLSIPADNNGAGTTLTLTYQALDDALAGLGVEEGGSIDIIWTVTATAGDSTRFAEMPYDLSLTRGMLTSNEVETSPDEFALDQNYPNPFNPTTNISYQIPSVAAVTLTVYDITGREIARFSEGRKAPGSYSVTFDASNLSSGMYIYRIEAGNFTATKKMMLIK; encoded by the coding sequence ATGTTAACATTTGTCCTGATGGCGATGTCCAATTTGGCAATTGCTCAGACTGCGCCAGCGGCCCCTGATGGATTTGTGGCGAATGGTAGTGGAGCAGGTTCCGGTCAGGTATTTCTGGCAGTAGGGCCTAATAATGTGGAGGCAGATACCATCGAGTATCGGCTTTTCTATTCGGAAACGGCCTCAGCACCTGCTGACCCTACCACGGCTACTGAATATACCTTTGGCTCAACGGCCGGAGATGGCGGAGGAAATGCCGCATTTGGTTTTCTTCTTTCCGGATTGAATCCAGGTGTAGAATATACCTTCTGGCTTTACCAGTATGATACTGCCAACGAAGTGTATTCAGATCCTGTCAGCGCTACACAGGCAGCTGGTGGCGGTGGTGCTACCGGAACACCAAATGCCCCTGCGGGATTTGTGGCGAATGATAGTGGAGCAGGTTCCGGTCAGGTTTTTCTGGCAGTAGGTCCTAATGATGTGGCATCGGAAAATGTAGAATATCGTCTTTTCTATTCAGCAACGGCTTCAGCACCTGCTGACCCTACCACGGCTACTGAATATACCTTTGGCTCAACGGACGGAGATGGTGGAGGAAATGCCGCATTTGGTTTTCTTCTTTCAGGACTGGATCCGGGAGTAGAGTATACATTCTGGCTATACCAATATAATAGTGCAGAGGAATTATTCTCAGAGCCGACCAGCGCTACACAAGTTGCCGGTGGAGGTACTACTCAGGAAGGAGAACTGTTGACCAACGGTGATTTTGAATCAGGAAGGGCTCCATGGACCGATACTGCTGGTGAAATCAGAACTGAAGGTGGCAACAGCTATTTCTTTGCTGATGTGCAATCAGCAGGGCAGCCTTTTGATGTAAACCTTAGCCAGGTCGTTGAAATTATTCAGGGTGGAACATATACACTTTCGTTTGATGCTTCTACTGCAACAGGTCAAACAAGAACCATGATTGCCGGAATTGGCTTAAATGAAGGTCCTTTCACATCTGCAACTGAAACGGTTGAGCTGACTGGAGAAACACAGACCTTTACCTATGTGTTGTCATCAGCAGGTTTTGGATCCGCAAACAGCCGGGTATTATTCGATATGGGAGCTGCAACAGGTATAGTTGTTATTGACAATGTATCTCTAATGCCTGGTGGCGAAATTCCTCCTGTCGAAGTTGCGGCACCTGAAACAGCTGCACCAGCACCTCCGGCAAGAAGTCCTGAAGATGTTATTTCTTTATTTAGTGACTCATACACAAATGTCGATGTAACAACCTGGTCTACTGAGTGGAGTGAAGGTACAACTAATACCGACATTGAAATTGCCGATGGTGATACTATCAAGCGATTCGATTTGGTAAACTTCAGTGGTATTCAATTAGCTAATTCAATCGATCTCACTGAATTCACCCACATGCACTTTGACTATTGGGTGGCTGATGATCTGAACGCAGGAGAAGTATTCAGTCCTAAATTGTCCAATCATGGTAATTTACCTGAAACAGCGGGTGAAACAAGTGCGATTGAGTTTACCAATCCTGTGACTACTTCCAAGCAGTGGGTTTCATTTGATGTAGCTCTGGATGAATTTTCAATAGCCGGTGGTGCATCTGCTGCACGAGATAAAATCTATCAAATTATTATGGGCGCTGCAGGTACACTCGATAACGTCTATATCGATAACTTTTATTTCTATAAAACATCTCCGGCCACCATTGAATCATTCTCTCTTGTTGCACCAGCTGATGGCGCTTCTTTAAGTCTTACAGGAGAGGCATCTACTGAGGTTGAAATTTCATGGAGTGAGGCAGAATCTAATCAGGATGTATCATATACATGGCACGCCGATGCTCCCGAAGGTGATTTCTCAGATCCTCTGTTAAGCATTCCTGCTGACAATAATGGTGCAGGTACTACTCTTACACTAACTTATCAGGCACTTGATGATGCGCTTGCTGGTCTGGGTGTTGAAGAAGGTGGGTCAATTGATATAATCTGGACTGTTACTGCAACCGCTGGAGACAGTACCCGTTTTGCAGAAATGCCTTACGATCTATCTCTTACAAGGGGAATGCTTACTTCTAATGAAGTAGAAACAAGTCCTGATGAATTCGCACTAGATCAAAACTATCCGAACCCATTCAACCCTACTACAAATATATCTTACCAGATTCCTAGTGTTGCTGCCGTAACACTTACTGTGTACGATATTACAGGTAGAGAGATTGCACGATTTAGTGAAGGACGTAAGGCCCCGGGTTCTTACTCAGTAACTTTCGATGCTTCTAACCTATCAAGTGGTATGTATATTTACCGCATAGAAGCAGGTAATTTTACAGCAACTAAAAAAATGATGCTTATTAAGTAG
- a CDS encoding LuxR C-terminal-related transcriptional regulator: protein MKVFTAYFLISLASFASAIAQSIPEKGVPLLESFTPVDYHHKGKVWDIDTAPNGLAYMAADEGLLEYDGKTWKYYVGSEGITRSVVVVNDSILYTGSDLDFGIWKKNRYSEFEYTSLYPFKEDLTNSSEEFWDVFIVNESPFFISEKNIYIYKNQNLTKVPAPGRILESFRFGKEIYLVEETEGLLRLEDLSPKKIFDLNSTNDVGIVGMYENREEKVFVSQNSGLLAFENGQLTAIENEISQELRAANVFSFERIGESYLAFGTILNGLYITDYEGNLLHHINKSKGLQNNTILSMHYSSNGKLWLGMDYGLSYVDLSNNYTVIYDNRGNFGTAYSAVLKGDTFYLGTNQGLYKARWEELNNSNEFYDFELIEGTEGQVWSLNEINDEIWISHDRGLFTIRNDQIARVSERRGFWMVEPYENYLLAGTYNGISIFEKSGNQWNYLRQMELIAGSCNQLFIDDQDYLWVNIPNFGVIRAHIDDSLYPENREIFESEQFVGSDHYIEKNKDGIFVITDQYRYEYNVNENRFTESPRQEENTRIKDLLLRNGRSSYLNDQYEFFPVYNGFALRDLNMSSGSEEPDSSLKLIFRDAWAFNNDERKQTYEGSEISYRFNNLRLEAIAPNQENVLYQFWSDKSGSWTEPSPNNTFEIIGLSYGNHIVKSRAIIEGNFTSEATFSFDVMPPWYRTWYAYAGYALLLVALFYLLYLWLTISLDKQKKHLLTDQRKSLKKQQQRFQEQLKRVEQEKLRAEYKNLKSEFKTKTIELATKAKENDEKNRILKSLKKKLEKIDENPKSFKRRYGEIKQIIESHIGTEDNTFEIQIDQLHQEFFEKLREDFPDLTRYDLRLCAYIKIGFDSKEISDLLNIKPSSVYISRSRVRKKLNIKSDEDLHGYLNSI from the coding sequence TTGAAAGTTTTTACGGCATATTTTTTGATTTCCTTAGCAAGTTTTGCTTCAGCTATAGCTCAGTCCATTCCAGAGAAAGGAGTCCCGTTACTGGAAAGCTTTACACCAGTCGATTATCATCATAAAGGGAAAGTATGGGATATTGATACAGCACCCAATGGCCTTGCTTATATGGCTGCAGATGAAGGTTTATTGGAATACGACGGTAAAACCTGGAAATATTATGTGGGAAGTGAAGGAATTACCCGATCTGTCGTTGTTGTAAACGACTCTATCCTATATACCGGCTCAGATCTGGATTTTGGAATTTGGAAGAAAAATAGATATTCAGAATTTGAATACACTTCTTTATATCCCTTTAAAGAAGACTTGACCAATTCAAGTGAAGAGTTCTGGGATGTTTTTATTGTTAATGAAAGTCCTTTTTTCATCTCAGAGAAAAATATTTATATCTACAAAAACCAAAATCTTACCAAGGTTCCTGCTCCTGGCAGAATCCTGGAAAGCTTTCGGTTTGGCAAAGAGATTTATTTAGTAGAGGAAACGGAAGGCTTACTTCGGTTGGAAGATCTTTCTCCGAAAAAGATATTTGATCTAAACAGTACCAATGATGTTGGAATTGTTGGGATGTATGAGAACAGAGAAGAAAAAGTTTTCGTATCCCAAAATTCTGGTCTCCTGGCTTTTGAAAATGGGCAATTAACTGCAATCGAAAATGAAATATCTCAGGAATTGAGAGCAGCTAATGTTTTCAGCTTTGAAAGAATAGGAGAGTCTTATCTGGCATTTGGTACTATTCTAAATGGGCTTTATATAACCGATTATGAGGGCAATCTTTTACATCACATAAATAAAAGTAAAGGACTTCAAAATAACACCATCCTGAGTATGCATTACAGCTCAAACGGGAAGTTATGGTTGGGGATGGACTATGGACTTTCATATGTAGATTTGAGCAATAACTATACAGTTATATATGACAACAGGGGTAATTTTGGGACAGCGTATAGTGCTGTTCTTAAAGGCGATACTTTTTATTTGGGCACAAACCAAGGGCTCTATAAGGCTCGTTGGGAAGAACTTAATAATAGCAATGAGTTCTATGATTTTGAATTGATTGAAGGAACTGAAGGTCAGGTTTGGTCGCTGAATGAGATTAATGATGAAATATGGATCAGCCACGATAGGGGCCTATTTACTATCAGGAATGATCAAATTGCAAGGGTTAGCGAAAGGCGTGGATTTTGGATGGTTGAACCTTATGAAAATTATTTGCTGGCCGGCACATATAATGGGATTTCAATTTTTGAGAAATCAGGAAATCAGTGGAACTACCTGCGCCAAATGGAATTAATAGCAGGTTCTTGCAATCAGCTATTCATTGATGATCAAGATTATTTATGGGTTAACATTCCCAATTTTGGCGTTATCAGGGCACACATCGATGACAGCCTTTATCCGGAGAATAGAGAGATCTTTGAATCAGAGCAGTTTGTTGGTTCAGACCACTATATTGAAAAAAATAAGGATGGAATTTTTGTTATTACCGATCAATACAGGTACGAATACAATGTTAATGAAAACAGATTCACCGAAAGCCCCAGGCAAGAAGAAAATACCAGGATCAAAGACCTGTTGCTTAGAAACGGACGTTCTTCGTACCTGAATGACCAGTACGAATTTTTCCCGGTTTATAATGGCTTTGCCTTAAGAGATTTAAATATGAGCTCGGGATCTGAAGAACCCGATTCTTCCCTAAAATTAATCTTTAGAGACGCATGGGCTTTCAACAATGACGAAAGGAAGCAAACTTATGAGGGTTCAGAGATATCCTATAGGTTTAATAATCTAAGGCTGGAAGCGATTGCTCCGAATCAAGAAAATGTACTTTATCAATTCTGGTCCGATAAGTCAGGTAGCTGGACGGAACCAAGCCCCAATAACACGTTTGAAATAATTGGCTTGAGTTATGGTAATCACATAGTGAAATCCAGAGCGATTATAGAGGGTAATTTTACAAGTGAAGCCACTTTTTCCTTTGATGTGATGCCTCCATGGTATCGTACATGGTATGCTTACGCTGGCTATGCTCTTTTACTCGTTGCATTATTTTATCTCTTGTATTTATGGTTGACTATATCTTTAGATAAGCAGAAAAAGCATCTTTTAACCGATCAACGAAAATCGTTAAAAAAGCAGCAACAGCGGTTTCAGGAGCAGCTTAAAAGAGTAGAACAGGAGAAATTAAGGGCGGAGTATAAAAACCTGAAATCAGAGTTTAAGACCAAAACTATTGAATTAGCCACAAAGGCTAAAGAAAACGATGAAAAGAATAGAATTCTGAAATCGTTAAAGAAAAAGCTCGAAAAAATAGATGAGAACCCAAAATCATTTAAACGCAGGTATGGTGAGATAAAACAAATTATCGAATCACATATTGGTACAGAAGACAATACTTTTGAGATTCAGATCGATCAATTACATCAGGAGTTTTTTGAAAAGTTGAGAGAAGATTTCCCTGATTTAACCCGATATGATCTTAGGTTATGCGCTTACATAAAAATTGGATTTGATTCCAAAGAGATATCTGATCTGCTGAATATAAAACCTTCAAGTGTATACATAAGTCGCTCTAGGGTGAGGAAGAAGCTTAATATAAAATCAGACGAAGACTTACATGGATATCTCAATTCGATTTAG
- a CDS encoding tetratricopeptide repeat protein, which yields MSKRLSKEELESDPLIENYNRAANYVSENKSFITTVAIALVVVVGGIVGYNYYSSAQEQEAQQLLSVAENYYNQAEYENALYGDEFELTYGFDQIAEEFPRTSAGNIANFYAAVSSYELGDIENALMFMEEFDVPEGILGVGPLSFHGKLLMTNESYEAAAEKFIQAANWNENSVTTPSNLLEAAQAYYQGGNYERAGEIATQIIDEYPQSGQIAESQRLKGMIAAAS from the coding sequence ATGTCGAAAAGACTTTCAAAAGAAGAATTAGAATCCGATCCGCTAATTGAAAATTACAACCGTGCGGCGAATTATGTAAGCGAAAACAAAAGCTTTATCACTACCGTGGCTATTGCCCTGGTTGTAGTCGTAGGCGGTATTGTAGGATATAACTACTATTCATCGGCACAGGAACAAGAGGCTCAGCAATTACTGTCGGTAGCCGAGAACTACTACAACCAGGCTGAATACGAAAATGCTCTTTACGGTGATGAGTTTGAGTTAACTTATGGTTTTGATCAAATTGCAGAAGAATTCCCAAGAACAAGTGCCGGAAATATAGCTAATTTCTATGCAGCTGTTTCCAGTTATGAACTCGGTGATATTGAAAATGCTCTTATGTTCATGGAAGAGTTTGATGTACCGGAAGGCATCCTGGGCGTAGGCCCATTAAGTTTTCACGGCAAACTTCTGATGACCAACGAAAGTTATGAAGCAGCAGCCGAGAAATTCATACAGGCTGCCAACTGGAATGAAAATAGTGTTACTACCCCATCCAACCTATTGGAAGCTGCACAGGCTTATTATCAGGGCGGTAACTATGAAAGAGCTGGTGAAATCGCTACTCAGATTATTGACGAATATCCACAGAGCGGACAAATTGCAGAATCACAGCGCCTGAAAGGCATGATTGCTGCTGCAAGTTAG
- a CDS encoding ABC transporter ATP-binding protein yields MDTKKTVLEAQNLYKSFPGGPDKGELKVLQGMNLKINEASITSIVGSSGSGKSTLLHILGGLDRADKGEVFWNGSNISTYKADDLADFRNKYIGFVFQFHHLLPEFTAMENVAMPALIAGNSSGEAYERAHELLGLFGIAERSDHRPTQLSGGEQQRVSMARALMNNPRLILADEPTGNLDQENTDIILDLLFELREAMGVSVLLITHEKDIAGKSDTILELKNGVLESL; encoded by the coding sequence ATGGATACAAAGAAAACTGTTCTTGAAGCTCAGAACTTGTATAAAAGTTTTCCAGGTGGGCCCGATAAAGGTGAGCTCAAAGTTTTACAGGGCATGAACCTGAAAATTAATGAGGCTAGCATCACTTCTATCGTGGGCTCCAGTGGAAGTGGCAAAAGTACGCTGCTTCATATTCTTGGGGGACTGGATCGTGCTGATAAAGGCGAAGTATTTTGGAATGGAAGTAATATTTCAACATATAAAGCGGATGACCTTGCCGACTTCCGTAATAAATACATCGGTTTTGTATTCCAGTTTCATCATTTGCTGCCTGAATTTACCGCGATGGAAAACGTAGCTATGCCTGCATTGATAGCCGGTAATTCTTCGGGAGAGGCTTACGAACGTGCTCATGAATTACTCGGGCTTTTCGGTATTGCTGAGCGGTCTGACCACCGCCCTACCCAATTATCGGGTGGAGAACAACAACGTGTTTCTATGGCGCGTGCGCTCATGAACAATCCGCGTTTAATTCTTGCTGATGAACCTACCGGAAACCTGGATCAGGAGAATACCGATATCATTTTAGATCTGTTGTTTGAGCTCAGAGAAGCAATGGGGGTTTCCGTATTACTGATTACACACGAAAAGGATATCGCCGGTAAATCAGATACTATCCTTGAATTAAAAAATGGTGTTTTAGAATCACTTTAG
- a CDS encoding TIGR00282 family metallophosphoesterase, translated as MADTISIFFVGDIVGDPGIEMTNTFLPSLIKKYDADFVIANAENSHEGFGTNRKIIKNLLNLGVHVVTGGDHSFDKWKVFDYMREHDHILRPLNYPKGNSGLGFSIHEVPKKNVKIGVLNLQGRTFMKAIDDPFSAAEWALEKIREETHIIFVDFHAEATAEKVSMGWHIDGKASVMVGTHTHVQTNDARIFPQGLGYLTDAGMTGSTNGVIGMDKKVAIKRFMTGVHQKYQPASGDNQLCGAFAKIDIETGKCVHIEPVTYPGLNNSANN; from the coding sequence TTGGCTGATACAATCAGCATTTTTTTTGTTGGCGATATCGTTGGAGATCCCGGAATTGAAATGACCAATACCTTCTTGCCCAGTCTTATTAAGAAGTACGATGCCGACTTTGTAATTGCCAACGCCGAGAACTCTCACGAAGGATTTGGCACCAATCGGAAGATTATAAAAAATCTCCTGAATCTAGGAGTACATGTTGTAACCGGTGGAGATCATTCGTTCGATAAGTGGAAAGTCTTTGACTACATGAGAGAACACGATCATATCCTCCGCCCTCTAAACTATCCCAAAGGAAATTCCGGGCTTGGATTCAGTATTCATGAAGTCCCTAAAAAGAATGTCAAAATAGGCGTGCTGAATTTACAGGGACGTACTTTTATGAAAGCTATTGATGATCCCTTTTCCGCCGCCGAATGGGCGCTGGAAAAAATCAGGGAAGAAACGCATATCATTTTTGTGGATTTTCATGCCGAAGCCACCGCCGAAAAAGTTTCTATGGGCTGGCATATTGATGGAAAAGCTTCGGTAATGGTTGGAACGCATACCCATGTACAAACCAATGACGCCAGAATATTTCCACAAGGGCTTGGTTACCTCACTGATGCTGGCATGACAGGCTCTACAAATGGAGTAATAGGAATGGACAAAAAAGTAGCTATCAAGCGCTTTATGACGGGTGTCCATCAGAAATACCAACCCGCTTCCGGCGATAACCAGCTATGTGGCGCTTTTGCTAAAATTGATATTGAAACCGGAAAATGTGTTCACATTGAGCCCGTTACCTATCCCGGACTTAATAACTCAGCGAACAATTGA
- a CDS encoding cell division protein ZapA, which yields MKSIKVTILGKQYPLKVEDHEEESMIRICKFVDERFKTYRQQLVKQPESTVMVLAALSIAEELFEARNANTELEDNEEVLMERVNHSLERLLTEIRE from the coding sequence ATGAAATCGATAAAAGTTACCATTCTCGGCAAACAATACCCTCTTAAAGTAGAGGATCATGAAGAAGAATCCATGATCAGAATTTGCAAGTTTGTGGATGAGCGTTTCAAAACCTACCGGCAGCAGTTAGTAAAACAACCAGAATCTACCGTGATGGTGTTAGCCGCTCTCAGTATTGCTGAAGAGCTTTTCGAGGCCCGTAATGCAAATACCGAGTTAGAGGATAACGAAGAAGTACTGATGGAACGTGTGAATCACAGCCTTGAGCGCTTACTTACCGAAATCAGAGAATAA